CTGTTTTTGCGGATTCCCTCTTCCTCAGGTCCCTTGTTCACAATGGAATCTGGACCGGTATTTTTTTAACCGTCCCGGTGTGCATGGGGCTTGCGGGAGCTGAGCTTTTGCGCCGGACTAGGAAAGAGCTCTTTCAACCTTTCTACTTCTTTCCGGTTATCTTGCCGGTTGTGGTCATTGGTTTGATCTGGCGCTATATCTACCATCCCACTCGAGGCCTGGGGCAGGTGCTGGGTATTTCCCTTCTGGGTCAACCCTCGACCGCTCTGTATGCCATTGCCTTCGCTAACATCTGGGCCTGGTGGGGGTTTCTGTGCGCGGTATTTTACAGCGCTACCCAGGGGGTCTCGAAGGATCTCTACGAGGCGGCGACTCTGGATGGGGCTACGGGCTGGCAAGAGTTCCGGTACATCACCCTTCCTCAAATCGCTCCCACTCTGGTTTTCATGGAAGTGATGAC
This region of Atribacterota bacterium genomic DNA includes:
- a CDS encoding sugar ABC transporter permease is translated as MRLTKKSRKWVIALPFLLPALVINFGIILVPSAVTVFLAFFEWSGLDIPRFVGLRNFLAVFADSLFLRSLVHNGIWTGIFLTVPVCMGLAGAELLRRTRKELFQPFYFFPVILPVVVIGLIWRYIYHPTRGLGQVLGISLLGQPSTALYAIAFANIWAWWGFLCAVFYSATQGVSKDLYEAATLDGATGWQEFRYITLPQIAPTLVFMEVMTIIWSFQVFDWIWITTQGGPAGSTELLATLLYKKAFYGYKMGEGAAIGVLIALFGFTGVGLYSYLSRRGIEL